One stretch of Arachis hypogaea cultivar Tifrunner chromosome 20, arahy.Tifrunner.gnm2.J5K5, whole genome shotgun sequence DNA includes these proteins:
- the LOC140183178 gene encoding uncharacterized protein translates to MALNDVRCPRIRKEVQKVLGKFQLLQSPGSRAKSTNGPPIFLLVGSRLAGAFPDGPGQVKYLIMVVGYYTKWVEAEPLANISSVNCRKFFWRQVITRFGMPEIVISDNGTQFAGKKFGEFLFGLGIKTTQQSSTKETPFRLTYEVDAMIPVEFREPRPRLLLGGANEAMEKDLIDEIRELAHLLETALKQMIALRYNSKVLKRNFKPGDLVLQRNDIGQPILGEGKLAANWEGLYKVKEVPGNEAYKLE, encoded by the exons ATGGCCCTCAATGATGTCCGATGCCCAAGAATTCGTAAAGAGGTGCAAAAAGTGCTAGGAAAATTCCAACTTTTACAGAGCCCCGGCAGCAGAGCTAAGTCTACTAATGGGCCCCCGATCTTTCTGCTAGTGGGGAGTCGACTTGCTGGGGCCTTTCCCGATGGTCCTGGGCAGGTCAAATATCTGATCATGGTCGTCGGTTACTATACTAAGTGGGTCGAGGCGGAGCCGCTGGCCAACATATCGTCAGTAAATTGCCGAAAATTCTTCTGGAGGCAGGTTATCACCAGGTTCGGCATGCCAGAAATCGTGATATCGGACAACGGGACGCAGTTCGCTGGCAAGAAGTTCGGCGAATTCCTTTTCGGCTTGGGGATAAA AACGACACAACAATCCTCCACTAAGGAGACGCCTTTTCGGCTCACTTACGAAGTCGATGCTATGATTCCTGTGGAGTTCAGGGAGCCTAGGCCACGACTACTCCTCGGGGGAGCCAATGAAGCAATGGAGAAGGACTTGATTGACGAGATCAGAGAGTTGGCCCATTTGTTAGAAACAGCGTTAAAGCAAATGATAGCCCTAAGGTACAACTCCAAAGTACTGAAGAGGAATTTTAAACCCGGTGACTTGGTTTTACAGCGCAACGATATAGGCCAGCCGATCCTAGGAGAAGGCAAGCTAGCGGCTAACTGGGAAGGCCTGTACAAAGTAAAGGAAGTCCCTGGCAACGAAGCTTACAAGTTGGAATGA